The proteins below come from a single candidate division KSB1 bacterium genomic window:
- a CDS encoding energy transducer TonB — protein MMQTTGTKIPLFDLPRLTYRRRSELGLIFSLSLMLLLFFFLRDVRMPVTVREAEPIILTVENIPQTRQAGARRPPPPKPAIPIPIDSELIPEDETIEPTTIDLQSVGAAASAGNADALGGGQLIPPRPLAFVVPEYPEEDRKKNLRGEVKISLEIDVTGKVVQAVVIENTTGSPRCAQAALRAALASRFTPARNAQGPVRFWLIQPYTFDLKN, from the coding sequence ATGATGCAAACCACCGGCACAAAAATCCCGCTCTTCGATCTGCCGCGATTGACCTACCGCCGCCGGTCGGAATTGGGGCTGATTTTTTCCCTGTCGCTGATGCTGCTGCTGTTTTTCTTTTTGCGCGATGTCCGCATGCCGGTAACGGTGCGCGAGGCCGAGCCGATTATCCTGACCGTCGAGAATATCCCGCAAACGCGGCAGGCCGGGGCCCGGCGTCCGCCGCCGCCCAAGCCGGCGATTCCGATACCCATCGACAGCGAGCTGATTCCTGAAGATGAAACCATCGAGCCGACAACCATCGATCTGCAATCGGTGGGCGCCGCGGCTTCGGCGGGCAATGCCGACGCCCTCGGCGGCGGACAACTCATTCCGCCGCGACCGCTGGCGTTCGTCGTGCCGGAATATCCCGAAGAAGATCGCAAGAAAAATCTTCGTGGCGAGGTTAAAATCAGCCTGGAGATCGACGTCACCGGCAAGGTGGTGCAAGCGGTAGTGATTGAAAACACCACCGGCAGCCCGCGCTGCGCCCAAGCCGCCTTGCGCGCCGCCCTCGCCAGCCGCTTCACGCCCGCCCGCAACGCTCAAGGCCCGGTGCGCTTTTGGCTGATTCAACCATATACTTTTGATTTGAAGAATTAA